The sequence below is a genomic window from Candidatus Poribacteria bacterium.
ACAGTCCTAATTGACGTGCCACCGCGCGAAGGCGAACGCACACAGCCGCGTCGCGATGCGTGGAACGTCCATGCTGAAGTTGCGAATCCGATGTCGCGTTATCCGCAATACAAACGCCACCGTTCCAGTTGGATGCCGAAGTGGGATACCGTCTATGTTAAGGTCACTGCCGAAGACGGTACTTGGGGCATCGGTGAAACCTCCTTCGGAACGCCTGTTGCGGCGATTATTGATGAGCACTTCGCGCCGATGCTGATTGGTGAGAATTGCTTTGCTGTTGAAAAGATTTGGGATATGATGTTTCGTATGTCCAAACCTTACGGATCGCAGGGTTTGACCAGTTGTGCAATCAGCGGTATTGACATCGCCTTATGGGATCTAATCGGGAAAATTAAAAACCAACCGGTCTATGAACTCCTCGGTGGTCCTGTACGTGAGAAACTCTTTGCCTACGCTACGGGTAATGATACCGATTGGCAGTTGGAGTTGGGATTCAAGGCGGTGAAGTTAGCGTGTCCTTACGGACCCGTGGATGGTGAATGGGGTTTAAAAGAAAATGAGAAACTCGTCGCGGAAACCAGAGAAACAGTCGGGGATGATGTTGAAATTATGCTGGATTGCTATATGGCTTTCGATGTTGATTATACTATCCGTTTGGCACAACGTCTTCGCCCCTATCGCCTCAAGTGGATTGAAGAGTTTCTCATTCCCGAAGACATTGACGGTTTGGTGAAAGTTCGAGAGGCTGTCGATTGGGTGAGTTTGGCAAGCGGTGAACACCACTACACTCGGTTCCCATTTCAACAGATTATTGAAAGACGATGCTTGGATATTTTGCAGCCGGATACCTTCTGGGTGGGTGGTATAACCGAATGTGTTAAGATCTGTCATCTTGCCGATGCCGCTGGTTTGACGGTTATTTTTCACGGTGGTGGACTCCGACAATCTGGACTCCACCTTTCTGCTGCTATGCCGAATACGCCATGGGTGGAATACTACCTCGGTGTTCCGCCAGGGGTGCCTTTGGAGGAAACCAAACGCTTTGAAGGCGAGTCTCTCCCAACGGAAAGTTACATCTCTCCAAATGACGGTCCGGGACTCGGTCTTCACATTGAAGAAGAGTGGCTAACGCCGAGGAATCCGCGCTAATATGGTACGTTTGGTCGTCTTTTTGTTTTTGCTCTGTATGACCAGCAGGGTAGATGCACAGATCCTAATTGATACTGTCATCGCGGTTGTTAGTGGAGATGCCGTTACGCGCAGCGAACTCGAAAATGAATTGGGTATCGCTGCTATCATGGAGTCCTCTATTATTACTAATGATCGAGTTGCGCTTGGTGCTATTATTAACCGCAAGTTTGTTTTACAAGAATCTAAGCGACTCGGCATTGTTGTCGCCGAGCCTAACGGGCGCGTAGCGGAAAAGATAGCTGAAATTCGTAAAAAATATGATTCGGATGCAGCGTTCCAAACTGTTTTACAACGGCATAGGTTGGAAGACGAAGCACTTAAAGCGTGGATTTATGAGCAGCTGGTCTACGATGAATT
It includes:
- a CDS encoding L-rhamnonate dehydratase (catalyzes the formation of 2-keto-3-deoxy-L-rhamnonate from L-rhamnonate), which produces MKIKDIQTVLIDVPPREGERTQPRRDAWNVHAEVANPMSRYPQYKRHRSSWMPKWDTVYVKVTAEDGTWGIGETSFGTPVAAIIDEHFAPMLIGENCFAVEKIWDMMFRMSKPYGSQGLTSCAISGIDIALWDLIGKIKNQPVYELLGGPVREKLFAYATGNDTDWQLELGFKAVKLACPYGPVDGEWGLKENEKLVAETRETVGDDVEIMLDCYMAFDVDYTIRLAQRLRPYRLKWIEEFLIPEDIDGLVKVREAVDWVSLASGEHHYTRFPFQQIIERRCLDILQPDTFWVGGITECVKICHLADAAGLTVIFHGGGLRQSGLHLSAAMPNTPWVEYYLGVPPGVPLEETKRFEGESLPTESYISPNDGPGLGLHIEEEWLTPRNPR